CATAATGGGGCATAACTCAAATTACTATAGTATAAAAATTTTGTTCTTTCCAGATAAAAGCGCCCTCTAATACGTCACGTCTTGTCCTTTCCGTCATTCAGTGACCTGTCCCCGATCAAGATTCTATGACGGGCACGTAATCAAATGATTTCCATATAATATTTCAGGGCAAGTGGGGGAGGGGTTTACATAATAAATTTGTCGGCGGCTCGCTGGTAATGACTTCCAAGCGCACCGCCGACAAATGGATCTTACACTTTAGCCCAGTATGGCCTTAATGTCCGCATCCGGTGTAGTTATGGGTTTTATGTCATAATTTTTCACCAGCACGTCAAGTACGTTCGGCGTGAGAAAAGCGGGCAGACGCGGCCCCAGGCGTATATTTTTAATGCCGAGATGGAGGAGCGTAAGCAGGATGGCTACCGCTTTTTGCTCGTACCAGGAGAGCACCAGGGACAGAGGAAGCTCATTTACCCCAACGCCGAAGGCATTGGCGAGGGCAAGAGCGATCTGGATTGCCGAGTATGCGTCATTGCACTGCCCCACATCGAGAAGGCGCGGGATACCGCCAATATCTCCTAATTTTTTATCAAAGAAGCGGAACTTTCCACATGCAAGGGTAAGGACCACGGTATCCGCGGGGAGCTTCTCCACAAATTCCGTGTAGTAATTTCTTCCCGGCATTGCACCGTCACAGCCCGCAACGAGGAAGAAGTGGCGTATCTGCTTGTTTTTTACCGCCTCTATGACTTTGCCGGCTACACCCATGACCGCATCTCTCGCAAATCCGACCATTACCGTTCCTTTGTCTGTGTCTTCAGCAAACCCCGGCATGGAAAGGGCTTTCTCTATTACCGGCTGAAAATTGGTCCCATATACGTGACTCACTCCCGGGAAGCCGACCGTACCGGAGGTAAAGATGTTGTCCTTGTAAGATTCCTTGGGGTTCTGAAGGCAGTTGGTAGTCATAAGTATGGCTCCGGGAAACTCGGCGAACTCCTTGCGCTGGTTCTGCCAGCCCGTACCGTAATGACCGTAGAAATGCGAATATTTCTTGAGTCCGGGATACCCGTGGCAGGGAAGCATCTCTCCGTGGGTGTATACGTAAATATCCTTTCCCTCGGTATGCCTTAGAAGTTCCTCAAGGTCCTTTAGTTCATGGCCGGAAACAAGAATCGCCTTTCCTTTCTTTGCTCCCAGAGGCACGGTTGTGGGCAGGGGATGGCCGTAAGTTCCTGTGTTTCCTGCATCCAGAAGTTCCATGGTTTTAAGGTTTATCTCACCGCACTTAAGCACGAGGGCAAGCCACGCTCCCAGGTCAAGCCTGTTCATAAATATCTCGTAGAGCACCTCATGGACGAAAGCGTAGACTTTTTCGTCTTCCTGGCCCAGCATCTTGGCGTGATAACCATAGGCGGCAATACCTTTTACACCAAAGAGGGCCGTGTGCTGGAGTGAGAGAATATCGGGATCAATCTCAGGATTAGCCTTCAAGCCCACGGACTCTCCCTGTAAAACAAGGCCACCGACGGTCGCTTCAGGCTTGAGAAGGGGCTTTGGGAAATTGACGCCTCCATTTGCTGCCCGGACTTTCGCGGCTAGGGCGTCTCTCATTTTTATGCATGTATTGATAAGTTGCACAAATCTCTCAGGGTTGAAATTCACATTGGTCAGGGTTGAAAAAAGGCCTTCCATGGTGAACACGTTTACGGCGCGGTCGTTGACGCCCACCTTCCTTCCCTCCACCGCAAAAAAAGCGATCTCCTTTAGGCCATATACCATCAGGTCCTGAAGGCTGGCCACATCAGGCTGTTTGCCGCACACGCCAATTTTTGTACAGCCTTCGCCTTTTGCCGTCTCCTCGCACTGGTAACAAAACATAATTTCCTCCTTATGGTTTATAGATTTGGGGTTGATCATCTTTCATACGTTAAATATAACCATTCCGGAGCCGCTAAATCTTTGACTTAAATCAAAAAAGAAATGTCTTCTTGCCAAGGTGGACAGGTATGAAGGGATCCATATAGCTGTCCTATATAACTATCCTCAGCCCCCCATTAATTGCATCTGCTAAAGAAGTTGGTTAACTATATCATGGAGGGCGCCGTGAGCCAACTTAATTTATCTTTCCACCGAACAGTTTGAACGTATCAAGCCCTTCTTTCCTCTTTAGCATGGTATTTCACGAGTGGATGGCATGAAAGTGAAGAGAGGCATCTCAGGCTTATATTTCGGCTGAACAAAGGGAACTGTAAAACGCATACGCTTGACAGGATTTATGCGTTTCTATATAAGATGACACAGATAAGAATTATCTTCAAGGATTGACCTATTGACAATTCTAAAGTGGGGCAGGCTCGCCGATGATGTACAACCGGTTGCATCCCATGCGCAACCAGATGGTTTTGGGACAGAAAAAAGGTACTCAGCTTTATACTAAGTACCCGATTTTGCGTTGGTTGCGGGGACCGGATTTGAACCAGTGACCTTCGGGTTATGAGCCCGACGAGCTACCAAACTGCTCCACCCCGCTATGTGGCAACACTTTAACGCAAAGCATGTCTAAAGTCAACATTATTGTGGTTCATCCGCCTGTAGAGCGGGTTTTCTCGCAGACTTCAGGATCAAGCCGAGAAGGCTGGCGCCTTGCTCTGTCATTGCCATTTGTTGAGATAATCAAGACAAATATGTTATAACCGTTTGAGTCCGTTTTTCGGACAGAAGTCAAAAATAAACCCAAGGAATCTATGATGAACATACCTCCTATCAATCTCAAAGCCCAGTACAAAAAGGTAAAGAAAGAGATAGCCAGACATCTGAACGAAATCCTGTCCGAACAAAATCTGATCCTCGGCAAGTACAACACCGAACTCGAACGTACGATCGCCGGTTATGCGGGAGTGCCTTCAGCCGTATCGTGCGCTAACGGGACGGACGCCCTTATCCTTTCTCTTATGGCCCTGGGAATCAGGAGAGGCGATGAAGTGATCACCACTCCTTACACGTTTTTTGCCACTGCAAGCTCAATCGCTCTTTTGGGTGCAAAACCGGTTTTTGTCGACATAGAACCCGAAAACATGAACATAAACCCCGATCTCATCGAAAAAGCAATTACCAGGCAAACCAAGGCCATTATCATAGTCCATCTTTTCGGAAAACTCTGCGACACAGACCGCATTTGTGCGATTGCGGAAAAACACGGCATACCTCTTGTCGAAGACATGGCCCAGTCCCTGGGTTCCCGGAGAAACGGTAAAATGTCGGGCAGTTTCGGCGACATTGCTGCCATTAGCTTCTACCCTACCAAGAATCTCGGTGGTATTGGCGAGGGGGGCATGGTGCTCTCAAAAAACAAAGATCTCGGCGAAAAGGCGAGGAAACTCCGGATCCACGGCATGGGGAGCGTACCTTACCAGCACGAGATGATCGGCATCAACAGCCGTCTCGACGAGATAAAGGCCTGCGCCCTGGTAACCAAATTCCCCTATCTCGAATCGTGGAATAAAAAAAGGACAGAGAATGCGAAGTTTTACAACAAGAAGATGGCGAACTTGCCTGTGACGGTCCCGGTGATTGAGGACGATACGTCCCACATAATTCATCAGTACGTCATCCGCGTCGAGGAGCGGGATAAACTGCAAAACTTCCTGAAAGAAAAGGGTATTACCACTGGGATATACTACCCGGTTCCGCTCCACCTCCAAGGCTGTTTCAAATACCTGGGCTACAACAAAGGCGATATGCCAGTCGCCGAAAAGGCGGCCCTCACAAGTATCGCCCTGCCCGTCTACCCAGAGCTCACAAGGGCAGAGAAGAATTACATTATGACTGCCATGAAGGAATTTTTCGACAAGTAAAATGTCGACCGGCGGTAGCCCGCAGCCACCGCTGACCCGGACAAAATAGATGCGGTCTTGGTCTTTCAAAGTATCAGGGACAAAACCGTCACTCCGGATCAATCCCGGAATGACGGCAGGGTTATTTAGTTCTGAAGTAATCCACCTACATATATGCGTCAAGAATAGAAGCCCGTCAAGTTTAGCTTGACGGGCTTCTCCTGCTTTTGGACGCCCTTTTAAGGCTGTAAGAGCTGCTTGACAGGGATGGCGGGGTTAACCTTATCCATTGTTTCCAAGGTCTTTAATAACGACTCGGAAAATCAAGTACCTGCCCGGGGGTATATCTATTAGTAGTGGTCCCGTCGCCGAGCGCATCCCAACCATTCCTTCCCCACGTCCACACCGTATAATTGGATTGGTGGTTTTTTTATTCCCTTTAAGAAAAGTGCGCTGAACCTTTTTTAATCCCACCCGCCGAAAACTACCGTTTGAGAAGCGCAAAGAGTTCGCCTTTTGATATATCCGTATCTCTCAGTATCTTGGAGAATAAGCCGGGACCTATGGTCTCGCCGTTGTGAATACCTTTTTTACGGAACTTGGGATAGTGAGCACGTCTTGCAAAGAAGTTCTTATTCTACGCACTGGAAGCGGAACGTATCCAGAAAACGTCAAAGCTGTGATGTGCAAGCGGGGCATCGGGTAGCTTCAAGGTGCAAAACAGACTTGCAATAAGGGCAGAGCCGGTCTGGTGCGGGTTCTGCCTCTTTGTTCTTCTTGGCAAACAATTTTGTCATGGCGCGGACTAAGAGAAACACCACAAACGCCATAATGACGAAATTTATGACCGAGGTCATGAACGCACCGTACCGCAGGGTTATCCCGAAAGCGTTTATTTTCAAGGCATCCAAATTGCTTCTGGCGAATAGGCCGATGATGGGGGACAACAGGTTATCGGTCAATGATGTAACGATTGCGGAAAATCCTGCTCCGATGATAATACCCACCGCCAGATTCATCACGTTGCCCAACAACACGAATTCCTTAAAATCCTGCATAAACTTTTTCATCGTACCGCTCCTTATAATATTATATTTCACCATATATGGCTGTCAAACCTATACCAATCTACTCCTTTCTGAGCAAATTCACAATGTCCCGAAGAAGCAAGTCTCTTTTGTTTTTTCTCATCAATTAACAATCGCCTTCGGCCCGGATATAAGAAGATATAAGTTCTTATAATACAAGTATAATAGTAGGCGTTACCAAAAATATGTGAAAGCGTCAGTAAAAATGCGTGAAAAACCTCCCGGACTAACAGAAGGACAGACCGATATTTTTTGGGGTTAGTTTTTAATAACAAATCAGAGGTTGATATGCTTATAATTAATTTTAGCCCTTTAGGAGCATACGGAGCCTTTACTGACTTATTAGGGTGGTGAGTCCATTGTCCGGTCTTAATTCTTTTGTTTCCTTCCAGTTTTTGCTACAATGTAACGTTATTCACATATTAGAAAGATTTTAGCCGAGAGCGGTTAAGAGGCCAATTGCATAAGGAGGGGAAATGAAAATAGGAGAGATTCAGAAGGGCACGGATAAGATTATCGTAACCGTAAAGGAGTTCAAAGGCAAAACCTATGTGGACATACGGACATATTTCGAAAATGACCAAGGGGAGATGACGCCCACTAAGAAAGGGGTATCCTTGACCCCTGACAACCTTGACGACATACTCAACATACTTCAGGAAGCCCGGAAAGTAACAAGAGAAGGGACCAAATAGCAAAGAGGCGCCCTCGTATGAAAAAAAGCATTTTCCTGGCAGCAGCCGGTATCTGTTTTATCAGTTCCTGCACGGTCTTCCAACACCCCACGAAAACTCAGGCCGATCTGGACCGCGATCGGAAAGAATGTGAGAGATTCGTCGTAGACAACCCGGATCCGAACAAGACATGCAAATATGGCGCCGATTCGTGCGTCACCTGCGAGGCGGTAAAGCGCTGCCTTGAAGAGCGGAAGGGGTGGAAAAGGGTTAGGAACTGACTTATTGCTGTAATTGCTTCACGAGGTTTGCAACCCTATTCCCCAGTTTCCTCGCGTTAGCGGATGTTTTATCGTCCGGTGAACCGGTGCACGCCACGCCGTAGTGCCCCGTTGCGTCGAGCGGATCCCCCACAATAATCATACCGTAAATGAGAAATGCCTGGATTATGGACATAAGGGTCGTTTCTTTTCCTCCTGTCGGATCGCCGGAGGTAACGAAAGCCGCACCCACCTTATCACCCATATCCTTGCGAACTATCACGAATTTGTCGAACATCTCTTTCAGTGGGGCGGCCATGCTGCCGAAATAGACCGGCGAGCCTGCGATGATGCCCTGTGAGGCAAGGAAATCCTCTTTCGTCACGTCCTTGACCGCCTTTACCACGCAGCCGACATTCTTGACCTCCTTTACGCCCTCCGCCACCTCCTCCGCAAGCCTCTGCGTATTGCCTGACTTAGAATAATAGATTACCAGCACTTGCATGGTATCCTCCTTTTGAATCAATCCTTGCCTTCAACGCCTTCCACCACATATATTTCCGGGAGGTTCCTGTATTGTTCCGCGTAATCAATCCCGTATCCCACTACGAATCCGTCGTCTATGGTAAAACCCACATAATCCCCCTCGATTTCGATCTCTCTGCGGCCGCGCTTATCAAGAAGGGCACAGATCTTCACCGATTTCGGATTTTTACCAGCCAGCATTTCCTTCACATAGTTGAGGGTCAATCCAGAATCTATAATATCTTCGACGATCACCACATTCTCGCCTTCAAGGTTCTCTTCAAGGTCATTCATGACAGTAACCGTCCCTTTCGAGGTCATTCCGCTTCCGTACGACGAGGCTCGAATAAAATCAATCCTTGAAGGGTTGGCCACATGCCTTACAAGGTCCGAGGTAAAAATGAAGGAACCTTTAAGGAGACAGACAAAGACTATGTTTTCGCCGTTGTAATCCTTCTCGATCATGACAGCGAGCCTTTTCACGACCTGCTCAATCTTCTCTTTTGAATAGAGTTTCCTGAGCACCGCTTTCACCTACAGGGCGTACTGGAGGACAAAGATCTCGGGCTTTTGCGGCAGGCTCTCTTTTACTACCTCAATCTCTGACGACTTCACTTTGATGACCCCCTTCTTGCCCTTCGTGAATTCGTCCAAGGGCGCGATGGGGAATTCACACTTCTCTGTCTTGAAGTGCATGGGGATGGTGATGGCAGGCTTTACGCTCTCCATCACTTCCGTGGCCTCCAGGGAATCAATGGTGAAAAAACCGCCCACTGGCAGTAGGAGTACATCAATTGGGCCAAGGTCCTTTATCAGGTCATTGCCGAGGACATGGCCGAGATCGCCGAAGTGGGTCACGCGAAGGCCGTCCGCTTCGATTACAAACAGGAGGTTGCTCCCTCTCTCGCTCCCTTTGGAAGGGTCGTGGTATGCGGGCAAGGCCTGGATCTTCACCCCTTTTGACTCATGGATGCCTGGAGTTGCGATACGGACGAATGTGCCCTTGATATCCTTTACGTAATTGTGGTCGTCATGGTCATGGGAAGTAAGCACCAAGTCGGCTTCTTCGGTAATCTTCCCATAAGTCAAGGCACCGCCGAAGGCTCCGGACTGGTAGGGATCAATAATAATCTTTACGCCCTGGTCAGTGGTTATTCCGAAAGCCGCATGGCCGTACCATTTGATTTTCATTCCCTATTCCCTTTCTTTTTTCCTTGATAATAAACTGTGACTACAAAAGTGTCAAGGAAAATTAAGTGGTTAGGGAAGATATGCCGCTCCGATCCGGGCGCATTCTATAGCAGAGCGAATATTACGGAGCAAGAGCGAGACGAGCCAAAGTATGCGTCTTTGTCGATATAGTTTAAGATGATCGTGCCACGCTGGAAGGGTTCGTTGGGGGTATGTATCCATGACAAAGAGCACGGAAAGCGCAAATCAAGAGGACGATGCGTCAAGACTGCCTGATTCAATGAACCTCCCCGCCGCTTGCGGCGGGGTATACCGGG
The genomic region above belongs to Syntrophobacterales bacterium and contains:
- the hcp gene encoding hydroxylamine reductase, which codes for MFCYQCEETAKGEGCTKIGVCGKQPDVASLQDLMVYGLKEIAFFAVEGRKVGVNDRAVNVFTMEGLFSTLTNVNFNPERFVQLINTCIKMRDALAAKVRAANGGVNFPKPLLKPEATVGGLVLQGESVGLKANPEIDPDILSLQHTALFGVKGIAAYGYHAKMLGQEDEKVYAFVHEVLYEIFMNRLDLGAWLALVLKCGEINLKTMELLDAGNTGTYGHPLPTTVPLGAKKGKAILVSGHELKDLEELLRHTEGKDIYVYTHGEMLPCHGYPGLKKYSHFYGHYGTGWQNQRKEFAEFPGAILMTTNCLQNPKESYKDNIFTSGTVGFPGVSHVYGTNFQPVIEKALSMPGFAEDTDKGTVMVGFARDAVMGVAGKVIEAVKNKQIRHFFLVAGCDGAMPGRNYYTEFVEKLPADTVVLTLACGKFRFFDKKLGDIGGIPRLLDVGQCNDAYSAIQIALALANAFGVGVNELPLSLVLSWYEQKAVAILLTLLHLGIKNIRLGPRLPAFLTPNVLDVLVKNYDIKPITTPDADIKAILG
- a CDS encoding DegT/DnrJ/EryC1/StrS family aminotransferase; the encoded protein is MMNIPPINLKAQYKKVKKEIARHLNEILSEQNLILGKYNTELERTIAGYAGVPSAVSCANGTDALILSLMALGIRRGDEVITTPYTFFATASSIALLGAKPVFVDIEPENMNINPDLIEKAITRQTKAIIIVHLFGKLCDTDRICAIAEKHGIPLVEDMAQSLGSRRNGKMSGSFGDIAAISFYPTKNLGGIGEGGMVLSKNKDLGEKARKLRIHGMGSVPYQHEMIGINSRLDEIKACALVTKFPYLESWNKKRTENAKFYNKKMANLPVTVPVIEDDTSHIIHQYVIRVEERDKLQNFLKEKGITTGIYYPVPLHLQGCFKYLGYNKGDMPVAEKAALTSIALPVYPELTRAEKNYIMTAMKEFFDK
- the mscL gene encoding large conductance mechanosensitive channel protein MscL, coding for MKKFMQDFKEFVLLGNVMNLAVGIIIGAGFSAIVTSLTDNLLSPIIGLFARSNLDALKINAFGITLRYGAFMTSVINFVIMAFVVFLLVRAMTKLFAKKNKEAEPAPDRLCPYCKSVLHLEATRCPACTSQL
- a CDS encoding transcriptional coactivator p15/PC4 family protein, with the protein product MKIGEIQKGTDKIIVTVKEFKGKTYVDIRTYFENDQGEMTPTKKGVSLTPDNLDDILNILQEARKVTREGTK
- a CDS encoding flavodoxin family protein; amino-acid sequence: MQVLVIYYSKSGNTQRLAEEVAEGVKEVKNVGCVVKAVKDVTKEDFLASQGIIAGSPVYFGSMAAPLKEMFDKFVIVRKDMGDKVGAAFVTSGDPTGGKETTLMSIIQAFLIYGMIIVGDPLDATGHYGVACTGSPDDKTSANARKLGNRVANLVKQLQQ
- the hpt gene encoding hypoxanthine phosphoribosyltransferase, with the protein product MKAVLRKLYSKEKIEQVVKRLAVMIEKDYNGENIVFVCLLKGSFIFTSDLVRHVANPSRIDFIRASSYGSGMTSKGTVTVMNDLEENLEGENVVIVEDIIDSGLTLNYVKEMLAGKNPKSVKICALLDKRGRREIEIEGDYVGFTIDDGFVVGYGIDYAEQYRNLPEIYVVEGVEGKD
- a CDS encoding MBL fold metallo-hydrolase — protein: MKIKWYGHAAFGITTDQGVKIIIDPYQSGAFGGALTYGKITEEADLVLTSHDHDDHNYVKDIKGTFVRIATPGIHESKGVKIQALPAYHDPSKGSERGSNLLFVIEADGLRVTHFGDLGHVLGNDLIKDLGPIDVLLLPVGGFFTIDSLEATEVMESVKPAITIPMHFKTEKCEFPIAPLDEFTKGKKGVIKVKSSEIEVVKESLPQKPEIFVLQYAL